The nucleotide sequence caaatttcaatttttcatctttttgtacTAACATTTCTTTTAATGTATGTAGAAATTTACAATTTAAACCAATAAGACGCAAACTTCTACTATTTCaattatataattttgaattttatttttttcatttttcatcttTAAGCATATAAGACTTCTTATTTTATGTGGGCATTCATACTAATTTCACAATATTACTTATTTTAAGAGTTTATATAAACTTAACATTCATTTTTTCCTCAACATTTATGTTGCAATTTCATGTATTatttaattaaggatttttgtCAAGTGCTTTTGCAATGGTGCAAGTGTTTCTACATTCTTCTTATTCAAATGAAAGTCTTTCTACGCCATTATTACTCAAGTGTTATTACAAGTAAATTAAGTGTTATTGTAACTATTTAAGGTCAaagtttagttaaaaaaaatttaggttttctAAGATATGAGATTCTATAGTGATGCACGTGTATTAAGAAGTAACATAAATGAATAAGTTGTAATATATTGTAAATAATGAGTATGTATGCCCCCATGCATACAGTAAACATTTTATATGCTTAATagtgtaatttgtttgtttctaagatagttgctctataaatagagcattaCAAGTGTTcaaaaacaagaacaataagataaaaaaaaaaaaaaaaagttagaataTTTTCAGTATCATCTTATTTCTCTTTTATCTGTAATCATTTTgtgtaatattttgtaatagccTCGCTTTTATCCTTAACAAAGGTTATTTCTTTAACTTTTGCCTTTTTATATAACACGTTATTAGTACGACTCTCTAAACCtaaaatattttctcatttctctctgctgaaagaaaaaaaaatgtttactCTAAGGTTTTTattgctcttcttcttcctcaattgCTAGATATACCATCGCGAAGAACTGTTTGCACCATATTTACttttagttctcaacctatcagttacttatatttttgatttcttgtttgatgTAACTCTTGACTACTAACCCAATGTTTTTTTATGCAATCCAAAATGGTGCGGTATCATTGCATATCTTGGACTGtagatttaattttactgcaaattttaggtggagcggTATAATCGCTCACCCTAtcctgcatatttaaatttgtctgctatttaattttattgcaatttcAGGTGGTGTGAAATAATCACCCACCCTGTTctacatatttaaattttattgcaattttaggtgaTGTGGAATAATCACACATTCTGCtatgcatatttaaattttattgcaattttaggtggtgcggtataatcatCCACCCTGCTctacatatttaaatttttctgTTGTTTAAAGTGGTGCGAAATAATAGCTCATCCTATATTTGTTTAgatgagaatggtgcggtacaatcgtcATTCTCATTAATCATATAAATCTCAAGCTTGAAATTTCGAGTACTTATCATTTTGGTCTAAAGatcaaaatttgtaagaaccagaagttctaacaaTATATTTCTTTAGAATACATATTATTACAAGTTCTTACAcacctcatttttctttcagaaaagaaaatgacgaacttggcaaaacttgattttgttgccctgGATATTACTGGAAAGAACTATCTTACCTGGGTCATGGATGccaagatccatctggaggCAGGAAATCTTGGGAATATCATCAAGGAGGATACCAGTGCATCCTCTCAAGATTGGGCGAAGGCTATGATCTTTATTCGTCACCACCTTGATGAGGGACTGAAGAGCGAATACCTTATATTTGAAGATCCATTAACCCTGTGGAAGGCACTGAAAAATAGATATAATTACCAGAAAACGGTGATTCTTGCAATGGCTCGTTATGAGCGGGCTCACCTAAGGATTCAAGATTTCAAGACAGTGACTGAATACAATTCTGCAATGTTCAGAATTAGTTCCTAGTTGAAGTTCTATGGAGAAACAATAATTGAGGAAGATATGCTTGAAAAGACTTTCAGCACATTTCATGTCTCCAACGTGCTCCTACAGTAGCAGTATAGAGAAAGAGGTTTTATTGAGTACAACCAACTGATATCTGTACTCCTTGTAGCCGAGCAAAACAATGAGCttctgatgaagaatcatcagtcATACCCTACTAGATTTGCACCATTCCCAGAAATGAATACTGTTTCTCTTGAAAAAAATACCACATCCTCTCATGGCAATAATTATAAACGAGGACATGGCCATAAACGAGGCCAGTGGAATGGGAAAGGTAAGAACCATGGTGTccagtttcacaaccaggttcTAATGCATAATATATGTCCAAGCTTTAAGAATGCAAATCGCCAGAAAGacaaagctcatatgaacacTTCTAGAAATCCTGAAAGAGCTTGtcataggtgtggtggcaatgggcattgGGTGCGTACctgtcgtaccccaaaacatctggtggatctATATCAAACCTCtctcaaggagaagggtgtcgagaccaATTTCTCCGACCAGGCTCAACCAATGGAAATACCTGATCCAGTGTCTAATTTATCAGGACAGCAACCCACCTGGATGTTCCAGACTTTATTACTGAAAGAGGAAATGAAGTTTAGGGTCCGATTGAATCATTTATGTTTAATGTACTCTTGTACTTGTGGTTTAATGCTCGCATTTTCAATTTAATGAAAGTAGTATTCCAGTATGAATAAACTGTTTTTTAACTATAATTTCTTTACTCAGAGAACATAGATAAAAATTATGGTTATTCTCAAAACAAGAGCAATGGCGGAGATTTTTGTCTTGCAGACTGCGCAACCACGCATTCAATCAAAAGTATTTCTCGAACTTGGTACTTGCAAAAGTAAAAGTAACAATAATATCAAGGCaatcagatgtaattgaaggctcaggAAAAACCCAGATTATGTTatcaaatggaacaatattgttcaTACCATTatgcgttgtacgctactcAATccactcgaaatttgttgagttttaaagacatacttctaaatggataccacattgaaacgaaaagtgcagaaaatgtggaataTTTATGCATTACCTTtaatgatacccagaagcgtatattTGAGAAGTTGCATGATTTATCGAGTgaattgtattatacatacataaagacaattgAGGTACATGCTTTCATGAACTAGAAGTTCAtaaattcaaaagtttacatacTTTGGCATGACCATCTGGGTCATCCGGGATCCACCATGATGCGTAGAATCATTACCAattctaatggacatccattattgagcagaTACATCACTACCTCAAATGATATCCCTTGCAAGGCTTGTCCTCGAGGGAAGTTAGTAActagaccatcacaactaaaggttgatgttgaatcccattatttttgcaaagaattcaagggatATCTGTAGGCCTATTCAACCACATTGtcgaccatttcgatattttatggttctggttgatgcatctaatcgatggtcacatgtttgcctaTTGTCTACTCGAAATGTAGTTTTTGCGAGACTTCTTactcaaataattaagttgCGAGTACAGTTCTCAGATCATCCTATTAAGTCAATCCAACTTGAtaacgctggtgaatttacgtctcaaacctttgatgattactggATGGCagtgggcattgatgttgaacaccatgttccttttgtccatactcaaaatggttttgCAGAGGCATTTATCAAGCGGCTTCAATTAATAGCCCgcactctgctcatgaaaacgaAATTGTCAGTCTCTGCATGGGAACATGTCATCTTACATGCTACATCATTGGTTAGATTAAGACCCATAGCCAACCACCAATATTCATCAATACAATTTGTGTTTGGACATcaaccaaacatttcacatcaactagtttttggttgtgttgtttATATGTCTGTTGCACAACCACAACGTACTAAAATGGGACTTCAGCGTAGActgggaatttatgtgggttttgattcaccatctatcattagatatttggaaccctggACAGgcgatatgtttacagctcgttttgctgattgttATTTTTATGAAACAGTTTTCCTGTTGTTAGGGAGAAaaaagaccgttccagaagaacggcaAGAGCTGACATAGATTGTTCCCACTTTGTCTCTTTTTGATCCGCGaagcattcaatgtgaaaatgaagtgaaaatgatcgttcatattcaaacagagacaagattggcctaagtggaaagatgcaatccaggcagaattaaattccttggaaatgCGAAGTGTTTTTGGACTGGTAATCCAAACCCCGCTTGGtgtaaaccccgtgggttacaaatgggtattcacaaggaaatGCAACGAGAAAAGCGAGATTGCAATATataaagcacgactcgttgcacaaggtttttcacaaagacctggaattgattatgaagatacatactctcctgtaatcgacgcaattacgttccgttacttaataattttggtggtttcaaaaaaacttgacatgcgacttatgaaTGTCATCTCTGCGTATCTATATAGAGAATTAGATACTGgcatatatatgaaagtcccagaaggacttaagttgcttgaagcaactaacaaaccacgaggtatattgtcaatcaaattaaggcgatcattatatgggctgaaacaatttagacgaatgtggtataatcgtctcagtgagtatttgattaaAGAAGGATATTCTAACGATGTCATCTAcctttgtgtgttcattaagaaatcaaataCTGAATTTGCTATAGtagcagtatatgtcgatgatatgaacctCGTTGAAACCCCTGaaaagctcaataaaactgttgaatatctgaaaagcgaatttgaaatgaaagacattgggaaaacaaaatattgtcttgGCCTGCAGATCCAGCATTGTGttaatggaattttggtccatcaatccgatttcattgaaaaaataatgaaacaatTTGGTATGGACAAAGCTTATCCACTTAGCACCCCAATGGTCGTTcattctttggacattaagaaataTCCATTTCGTCCAAAGGAAGATGATGAATTGGTcattggtccagaagtaccatatttgagtgcaataagtactttattgtatttagcataaTGTACTAGACCAAATATGGCATTATCAGTCAACTTGTTAGtaaggtatagctctgctccaacaattctTCATTGGAAGGgaatcaaagatgtattgcgataccttcgtggaACAACAGACATGAGTCTCTTCTACTCAGAGAAATCCACAAATGATCATAttcttgttggatatgcagatgctggtttcctctctgatccgcataaagcATGCTCACAAAATGGATATGTGTTCACTAATGGAGATACTGCAATTTCATGACgatcaacaaaacaaacattagttgctacatcttccaaTCACACGGAAATAATTTCTTTACATGAAgtaagtcgtgaatgttcttggttaagatcaatgatccatcacatccggaattcatgtggtctacctttaaagacagacaatccaactgtcatccatgaagataatgcagcccgTGTTGCCCAAATTAAGGAAGGATTTATCAATAGTGATaaaactaaacacatatctctaagatttttcagtgcacatgagcttcagaaggccaaagtgattgaggtcagacaaatccgttccaatgaaaatttggtagacttgtttaccaaatctctaccaaagtgcacatttcagaagttagtgcagGGAATTGGATTACGTTGGCTTACAAATTTGAAGAATGCAGAATCAAGGGCAAATACAattcagggggagcatccataATACATacaagttgtactctttttccttcgattatgATTTTTCCTACtaggtttttcctatcaaggttttaacaaggcaacataagcatgcTTAACACCATATCAACAATCCGGGTAAAAGTGTATACTTTTTCCTTCgttatggttttttcccactgggtttttccaagcaaggttttaacgaggcaactgatGATTGATATAtgagcatccaagggggagtgttgtaaataGTGGGTATGTATGCTCACATGCATACAGTAAACATTTCATATGCTTAATAGTGTAATATGTTTGTTTCCAAGatagttgctctataaatagagcattaCAAGTGTTCAACAAACAAGAACAACAATATAATAACAACaagataaagaaagaaaagttagAATATTTTCAATATCCTCTTATTTCTCTCTTATCTGCAATCATTTTgtgtaatattttgtaatatccTTAGTAAAAGTTATTTCTCTAACTTTTGTCTTTTTATATAACATAATAAAAATTGTGAGGATGATTGAATGCTCACATGGGAATAGTAGGAAATAGTTTGTTGTGTTGTGCTTTTTCAAAAGTGGTTTATTACGgataattgtttggtttgtcATGGATGTGATTTTCATTCTTTGTAAACCTACGGATGtggctctataaatagagcactttGTGAGTGATCAATGCACAACTAAAAGAGAAAAGAACTGGAAGTAATAATATCAGTATCCATCTCTTCCCCTTTTTATCtacaatcattttggttataaTTACAACAAAACAATGTAATATTTTGCACTTGCTTTGTTCACGTCCTTAGCAAAgattatttctaatttttacctatttataacacaagtttatttatttatttatttgagttgcTGAGGGCCAAAGTTCGTATGAATACATTACTTCATTGTTCCATAGGGCGTTGCACTAAATACGTACTCAAAAGCCCCGACCACTATTCTAAATATAGCACATATCCTCATTTTCACAACATTATTCACAACCTTTAAATGTAAGAACTAAAAGAttaacaaatcattaattttgttggagTATCTGCGAGTGCGGTGTGATTTATCACTCAAAATCGACGAATACAAGCCACATATTATTTCAATCCCATATCCAAAGTAAAGAACCAGCAATCCTACAACTCGGTAAAAAAACACGGGAAAACGAAACAAGACAAACATCAGACTCCAAGACACAGATCAATACAATGCTACATCATGTTTCCAGATTAGTCACTCTTGACGGACGGGAGATACAGCACATGTACTCATCTGGAGCCGCGGGCATACTTCCTCTCCGGGCTGCCATATGGAGAATAAGACCTCTCTCTTCTTGATCTTCCGCCATAAGGTGAGCCGCCCCTAGGAGAATAATCGCGGCCACCTCTATAGGGTGAGCGCCTTGGTGACCTCCGATATCCATAGTCATCACGACCTGAGCCCCCACGGTACCTACCGCGATCACGTTCACGTTCACGATCTCGACCACGGTCACCTCGGTAGCCTTTCAAACATGCAGGTATTCAAAAATGAGAGAAGGGCAAACAAATCACAGAAAGGGAACAGATACCTTATTATGAAAGGCATATCAAACATACCATGGTCTCTAGTATTTTTCAGCCCAAGATAATGCCCAGGTGTTGGCGTTCTTGGTCGCTTCCTCCGAGACTGAAATAATTATAAATCCTCAATTACTGAAACATCCAGTACAGAAtctcaaaatgaaaaaagagaATCATAAACAAAGTTAGAAAAACAACAGAAATAATAATCCACAAAGAAACCTCATTTTTTATCGAAATGAAGTGATCAATCTGGATGCAGAAACAATCACAAAATATCCAGGCACACATGTGATACGATTAGCGTCCATAAAACAAATGCCAGTTATGAAATACCATAAAAGCCTGATTAGAAAGTTGTTCGTAATGTCCGTGGATtagttgagggttgagggttgaaaATTGAAAGTGAATGCTGAAGTTGTATAGTTGTTGGAATATAGTTGCTATGTTTAGTTGATCAGGCGCATTTGAAATGCTGTTTAAGCTTGCCATTGATCAAGCTGTTTCACTAAAGTTGACGTGGATAAACTCATCATCTGTGATTGCTGCCAACATAGCTGACGCAATGACTTCTGAATATAACCAGAAAACTTCCAagtcaagaaaaagaaaaaccaaccaAATGGTTTAAAGTTTATCACCATATTAAAATCACATTACCCTCTCAACAGTTATGTATCGACCTTCCAGAACTGACTGGTTGAGATGTTTAATGCAGCGTTCAGCATCTTCAAAAGAGTCCATTGTAACAAAGGCAAAACCACGAGAAATCCGAGTCCTAGGTTCCATAACAAGAAAGCATGAAGCCACCTgagaatgaaaaacaaaaacgaatTATAAATGAAAACAATTTGTCATTAAACCAAGTTTtagtaaaatgttttaaaacaagtaaatttaaaataaataaataaacaataaaatagaaGCACCTTTCCCTCCTTTGAAAAGTGCCTTTCAACATCCTTCTCTGAGACCCTTGTAGATAGGCCAGTAACATACAGTGTATTTCCAGGATTTATAGCAGCAGACCTACCACACAAAAAAACAACTGAGTTGAGCACTAGCAGCACCTTCAGACCATGTGGCCAGCACAGAAAAATATCATTGCCATAAATTGAAAGAAGGTATGACAAGATTCAACTTTAAAAACATGTATACtactcaaaaccaaaaccaaaacgtACACCAACCTGCCAGGACTTCTGGACCTTGATCTGCACCAAAAGATGTCAACCATGTATCAGAAATATAAGTCGCACATGGAAGTTAAAAGTTATTAAATTCAATCAGTAATATAGTGAAAAATTCATTTAAGCCAAAGATGAACATCAACCTGCCACGACTTCTAGAGCGAGACCTCTGCCTTGGTGGCCTAGACCATGATCTCGACCTTGATCGAGGCCTAGACCAAGACCTAGACCTAGACCTGGACCTGGACTGAGCTCTCCATGGAGAAGGGGATCGAGAATACCTGATTTATCCATAAGCATGACATAAAATATATGAGAatcatcaaataaataaaaactaaccaTTGATAATCTGATTTGAACCCCTCTGCAGTCTGCATAGTGAATCTACATAATGAAGACCACAAACTCAAAGCCAATATACCATACAAAAAAACGTTTGCCTATAGTGTGGTTTTAACAGACCCTAGAATGTTCCAAGCAAGAAAAGCAAGCCACGTGGATCGTACAACAAACTAATCGAAATGGAATCATATGAGCCCCTGCATAACTAGAGCTTCCCTGATTCAATAGTGTAACAATTCATAATTGGGCATTTCGCCCCACTATACGGGCCATATTTATAATATTCTGGTGAACAAAACGGAAAAAGTAACTAATCATCAAAGAGCATAAAACTCTCAGGTCACTTCATTCTATAAATCAATATaattcaaaagtcaaaacttCCAAGTCTAGTAGCGAATTACAAACAACTATGCTAAAATTACAGCACCTAGACGGTGAACACAAACGCTCTTGTGTAAGAACGGTTGGGCCATTAGATGATATCCGAAACAAACCCTCAAATTTCCCATAGAAATATCTTTCATAGACTAAAGCACAGCCATATGATTTTCTAACATGCGCCACATTCGCTCCCGCATATCTATCAACTGTATTTCTAAAACTTTCAGGTAAGATTGAAGCTCCTAAAACATGGAATTTGTGTGTTTCCTTTCTTATATGTACCTAGGAAGGGGCCTTAAAGCATCAAATTCGACACAAAATTCACGAAAATGAAAGGCAACCGGTCAAACGGACAAACATATCAAAAAATTGTTCCCATCACCCAAAAAACAGTAAACATAAATTCCAACAGATCGAAAGCCTCAATGCATCTATCATGTTAAAGTGCAATTCTTTCTGTCAAAAAACATGTCAGGGTGCAATTCGGAACCAGAAATCGAAAAGAGGAATTGGGATTTTAGGGCTTACTTTTTGCGTGGAGAATCCGCCTgcacaaaaatattaaaaaataaaaatcgcgttaaaattttgaacttttatcGAGCATGCAACAGCTGCAGAAAATGTTTAGAGAGATTACCATTTTCAGAGGGCAAAGGCGAAgagatctagagagagaaagaagagagagagaagaatcgagggaattagggtttgggGTCAATGAGCTTTCTTGGAAGGGAAAGCGCTGGACCGGAAATTACATTTATATCTGTTCGAGACACGATCCCACACGGCGAGGCACATGTTTATTGGGTGTGATTTTTCTTTATATTAAAGAAACATAACGAGTTTTTGAGACCAAAacataatgatttttttttttaatacatcgatatttttatattagaaGGGGGAGAAATTCGATTAAGACatacaatgggcaacctaatttggtatcaaattcgtcatccacaagattcaaacataaaacctttcacttcCAAGCGAAGATGAATACCACCAGATCATAATCCTCATGAAAACCTTATATTCTTGAGGAGGTTCTACCCTGTGAAAACGCTTTTTAATGAAACTTTAACTATAGCCGATCGTGACAAAAAAGCCACCGGTTTCATCTGATGAGTCGAGAATGCCCAACTTATCAATTATCCTACAAATTAATAGTTTTCATGAATTGGGTAAATCGAAAACATGATTGAAGGATAAATTTTTGGATTGTGGAATAAACGTTCGGTATGAGTTAGGTCAATTGGTCAACGAATGCAACACAATGTCTTATAATCGTTAGGAATATcgttaaaaatataatttgaaaatttttattttcaaattttaaaattcaaattaattcattttcaacttCAGAAATTAGTACTGATATAAGTGAATATAATTATACaacaaaaaagtaaataaaaaataactgctacagaaaaaagaaaattaatgctCCTTCACCAGTCACACCGTCGAAATTCCGTACACAGATACGATAGATTGAAGTAAAATCCCCTTCCTAATATGTAGTCCAAGCCAACATTCATTTGACACAAATTCACAAAGCGTCATCATTTCACAGTACGAATTTACAAAACctaatcaacaacaaagaacaCCCACTATTTTCATCTGTTAACTCAAAGACGAAGCGACGTTTCGCTTCGAATTTTATTGCGCGAATCACGTATGAACATAAGAGTGTCTAGAGATTATGTCGTGAGCATATCAGGAATTTTGACGGAATGAGATCCAAGTACCTTACCACCAACATCAGGGAAGTTTTCATGTCCCGGCAGGGGGCCGACCGTCCCATCAACATCTACGTGGATAGGATACTTCATAAGGTGACCCTGCAGTAGTGTAAACTCTGGAGATGTGAATCTCTTCCAGTTATTGTCTGCAACCTCATTTACTTTCCTCATACATTCCAAACTCTCAGGCTCTTCGAAGCATGGATACAACGCATCAAGATGCTCGGCCCAAAGTGACATTCGATATCCATATATCTGCATGAACGGAAGATTGGAAGTCCTCATTAAAGCATGTATTTCACTATTTCCTTCCGTTATATGCCATCAGAATATTTGGAGACAAGAAGAAGTTCTGAACTTGTAAGATAATTAGCTTAAAATGCAATTTAACTCGTTCTTTGAAAATAATGGAATAAAGGGGCAAGAAGGAACCGCTACTCTACGccaaaacaacaacaattacGACATCTAGTGCTAGTTGAGTCTCATGGACGCTAAAGGTAGTGGGCCATTGTTCGATAAGTATCCTCCTCAGACTCAGCCAAGAAAGAATCCTAAAATTATAAGTTGCAAAAAGCAAGAGAGAAGTACAGAAAGCTACAGACCTGACCGAGCGGATGTTTCTTCCTCGCAGCCCATGTGTAATGGGGTTGATACGCACCCATAGCTATCTCAGTGTCCTTTGTACCAGCCATTGATCTTTGGTTGATATTGGCAGATCCCAATATTACGTACTCGTCATCTACGACCATACCCTTGGCATGAACATAAATCATAAACCGCCGATTTTTGTGTGAATCGGAAACCTGAGAGTAAAATTCATTATGAAGAACATCTAAAGAGTTTGTCGCAGATAATAAATTAAAGTAAATATCTAACTGAAGAAGATATCTTATCCATTCCAAAATACAATGTACAGGTGACAGATTTTGACAATAACCTTCGAACCCATTTagtaaccatttcgtttttttGTTATTAGCCATAGGGATCAAGGTACCACAATTTAACTTGGATCAACCAAAGAAGCTAGAATTCAGTGAGTTAGACTGTTAAAGTGGTGCAGATGACAACTATTTTCGAATAATTACCGAAGACGCATCGTCATTTGCAGTATCCTCAGGAAGTGCTTCCCGGTTACCAAGGCAATAGAAACTTAGGTAATCTTGAGGATGTGAGCCCTGAATCTGTGCCGATTTCAGTGCCTCTGCAACAGTACTATACATTGCTTGCATTGTCTGCCTCTGCAAAATGCAAACATAGACAAGTCAGAAAGAAACTTTCATGTATCCTTTCGGTTCTTATTTCTTATGCACTTCTCAAGTCCCTTATCATAGACATCTAAGATTAGATACCAACACTGTTGTGAACAACATTACATAAATAATTCTGAGCCAATAATTTCCATGAACAAATTCtcattgattctcaacaagGCAACATAGAGCGGCGTATATTCAAGCTGCTAGCAAATAGAATCAATGACATTGAAGCAAAAAGTCCATCGTTCTTTATCATATTCATTAAAAGATCATAACATCCAATTTAGTATTCCTGTTTAACAAATAACAACCATGTGTTTTCCgtgtatatttatataataGATATTCACATACCTGCCAGAAGAGAATTTCTTGCATTGCGAGAGTTTTTGGATCACCTTCAGGCCACAAAGGTAAAACGACATACACCGTGAATCTCTCATTAGCTTTAATTTTGCTAACAATTTTTAATGCCAACTCCATTGGGATAAGATTATCAGCTCCTGCAGAGAAAATATTCAGATAAATTTGAATCACAAGAAAAGAGATATTTACCATCAATTAATCACTATGTTTTCTTAAATGTTGGCAAATAGAAGAAGGTGAATTTGACATAAGCGAAGTGGTTACTGGTTAGGTGGCAGGTGCAACAATATTGGGTCACTGTGGCTATATTTCATGTAAAACCACCATGAAACAAAATGGAGATGcaaaatttcaatatttctaGTCAATTATGGATAATATGACAGCAAATTGAGCTGCTTCTCATGTACAAAATGCTTGAATTATAAATTCCTAGTGCAACTATGCACACATGAAATAACCAGCTACTGTACTGTTTTACA is from Pyrus communis chromosome 10, drPyrComm1.1, whole genome shotgun sequence and encodes:
- the LOC137747233 gene encoding serine/arginine-rich splicing factor SR45a-like, with translation MADSPRKKYSRSPSPWRAQSRSRSRSRSWSRPRSRSRSWSRPPRQRSRSRSRGRSRSRSPGRSAAINPGNTLYVTGLSTRVSEKDVERHFSKEGKVASCFLVMEPRTRISRGFAFVTMDSFEDAERCIKHLNQSVLEGRYITVERSRRKRPRTPTPGHYLGLKNTRDHGYRGDRGRDRERERDRGRYRGGSGRDDYGYRRSPRRSPYRGGRDYSPRGGSPYGGRSRRERSYSPYGSPERKYARGSR